A genomic segment from Thermostichus lividus PCC 6715 encodes:
- a CDS encoding histidine kinase dimerization/phospho-acceptor domain-containing protein encodes MQLFSTHAELVVQAQQLGAIAQELSATSLQWTAQEAALIHKIQAASDRLNDQLAHPLIDDLSRYRHDLRTPLTVILGYCELMLSRAPQPIPQLSAVYQQGQVVLRAINQWSGE; translated from the coding sequence GTGCAGTTGTTTTCAACCCATGCAGAACTGGTGGTGCAAGCACAGCAGCTAGGGGCGATCGCCCAAGAGTTATCGGCTACATCCTTGCAATGGACTGCCCAAGAGGCTGCCTTGATTCACAAAATCCAAGCAGCTAGCGATCGACTCAATGACCAGCTCGCACACCCCCTGATCGATGATCTCAGTCGCTACCGCCATGACCTGCGCACTCCCTTGACGGTAATTCTTGGCTATTGTGAGTTAATGCTCTCCCGTGCCCCCCAGCCCATTCCCCAACTCAGTGCGGTTTATCAGCAAGGGCAGGTTGTGCTGCGGGCGATTAACCAGTGGTCGGGGGAGTAA
- a CDS encoding DUF3007 family protein: MRRIDVLGIGVGVFFAGGLLYAVLRLLGLEPTQAGIWSQGIFVLGVIGWLATYLLRVFSGRMTYHQQLNDYEEAVLAQRLAELSPEELAALEKEIAAEAAHASDSDP; this comes from the coding sequence ATGCGTCGCATTGATGTGCTTGGGATTGGCGTAGGCGTCTTTTTCGCTGGCGGTCTCCTCTATGCCGTGCTACGGCTGTTGGGTCTAGAGCCAACCCAAGCGGGAATCTGGAGTCAAGGCATTTTTGTCTTAGGGGTAATAGGCTGGCTTGCCACCTATCTGCTGCGGGTCTTTAGCGGACGCATGACCTATCACCAGCAGTTGAATGATTATGAAGAGGCAGTGCTTGCTCAGCGCTTAGCAGAGCTGTCGCCGGAGGAGCTAGCGGCTCTGGAGAAAGAGATTGCTGCTGAAGCAGCCCACGCCTCAGACAGCGATCCCTAA
- the malQ gene encoding 4-alpha-glucanotransferase, which yields MHFPRSCGLLLHPTSLPGGYGIGDLGAGARAFIEFLVASDQQYWQVLPLGPTGFGNSPYMCYSAMAGNPLLISLDELVAAGWLAATDLAGLTYENGDRVDYDAVIRQKLPLLKLASQRFQAQATAADWQALADFRQLAHYWLETYALFMALKDHHDGQPWYEWPAPLRDRDPAALAKMQVQLKDRIFEYEFQQFIFYQQWHALKDAANAQGIEIIGDIPIYVAHDSADVWAFPQFFELNPDTGAAALMAGVPPDYFSATGQLWGNPIYNWSALAADGYSWWIERFRTLLSYVDIIRVDHFRGFQSYWQVPEREETAINGAWQEGPGAAFFEALQAALGRLPILAEDLGDITPDVIALRDQFQFPGMKILQFAFGGGADNPFLPFNQERNCVVYTGTHDNDTTVGWYESLGDWERQRFIDYLGYTPNDPHWALIRLALGTVANQAIIPVQDLLGLGTHARMNFPGTSEGNWSWRVTADQLTLELAAHFKHLVHLFGRQAPPRPEPTADSTANET from the coding sequence ATGCACTTTCCCCGCTCCTGTGGCTTACTTTTGCACCCAACCTCCCTTCCTGGGGGGTATGGCATTGGCGACCTCGGTGCGGGGGCACGGGCATTTATCGAGTTTCTCGTTGCTAGTGATCAGCAGTACTGGCAGGTGTTGCCCCTCGGCCCAACCGGCTTTGGCAACTCCCCCTACATGTGCTACTCGGCGATGGCGGGGAATCCGCTCCTGATTAGCTTGGATGAGCTGGTTGCGGCTGGGTGGCTCGCAGCAACCGATTTAGCTGGCCTGACCTATGAGAATGGCGATCGCGTCGATTATGATGCTGTTATTCGTCAAAAGCTACCGCTATTAAAACTGGCTAGCCAGCGGTTTCAGGCGCAAGCGACCGCCGCCGATTGGCAAGCCTTGGCCGACTTCCGCCAATTAGCTCACTATTGGCTGGAGACCTATGCCCTGTTCATGGCCTTAAAGGATCACCATGACGGGCAGCCGTGGTATGAATGGCCTGCCCCCTTGCGCGATCGCGACCCTGCCGCGCTGGCTAAGATGCAGGTGCAGCTCAAAGATCGCATTTTTGAGTACGAGTTCCAGCAATTTATCTTTTACCAGCAGTGGCATGCCCTCAAGGATGCCGCCAATGCCCAGGGGATTGAAATCATTGGGGATATTCCCATCTACGTGGCCCATGATAGTGCCGATGTCTGGGCGTTTCCTCAATTTTTTGAATTGAACCCGGACACGGGCGCAGCTGCCCTCATGGCGGGTGTGCCCCCCGACTACTTTAGTGCCACTGGGCAATTATGGGGCAACCCTATCTATAACTGGAGCGCCCTAGCCGCCGACGGTTACTCATGGTGGATTGAGCGCTTTCGCACACTGCTGTCCTATGTGGATATTATCCGCGTGGATCACTTTCGGGGCTTTCAAAGCTACTGGCAAGTGCCCGAGCGGGAAGAGACCGCCATCAATGGTGCATGGCAAGAGGGGCCTGGAGCTGCCTTTTTTGAAGCGTTACAAGCTGCTTTAGGTCGCCTACCTATCCTTGCTGAGGATTTAGGAGACATTACCCCCGATGTCATTGCCCTGCGAGATCAATTTCAGTTTCCGGGGATGAAAATTCTCCAGTTTGCCTTTGGCGGCGGCGCGGATAACCCGTTTTTGCCCTTTAACCAAGAGCGCAACTGTGTTGTTTACACAGGCACCCACGATAATGACACCACTGTGGGCTGGTACGAGAGCCTAGGGGATTGGGAACGGCAGCGGTTCATTGACTATCTGGGATACACCCCCAACGACCCCCACTGGGCGTTAATTCGCCTTGCCCTAGGAACAGTGGCTAACCAAGCCATTATCCCGGTTCAAGATCTCCTAGGGCTAGGCACCCATGCCCGCATGAATTTTCCTGGAACCAGCGAAGGGAACTGGTCATGGCGAGTCACGGCTGATCAACTCACCCTTGAATTGGCGGCTCATTTTAAGCATTTGGTGCACTTATTTGGGCGGCAAGCCCCACCGCGTCCCGAGCCTACCGCAGATTCTACCGCTAACGAGACCTAA
- the ndhL gene encoding photosynthetic/respiratory NAD(P)H-quinone oxidoreductase subunit L yields the protein MEVSTELLVLGVYIGLAGLYLLILPALTYAYLNSRWYVAGSLERAFMYFLLLFFFPGMLLLAPFLNFRPQPRSLEP from the coding sequence ATGGAAGTCTCAACTGAGTTACTGGTTTTAGGGGTGTACATTGGCCTTGCGGGTCTGTACCTGCTCATCTTGCCTGCCCTCACCTACGCTTACCTCAATAGTCGTTGGTACGTTGCCGGCTCCCTTGAGCGAGCATTTATGTATTTTCTGCTGCTGTTCTTCTTTCCGGGAATGCTGCTATTGGCTCCCTTTCTCAACTTTCGTCCCCAGCCCCGTTCCCTTGAACCCTAG
- a CDS encoding serine/threonine-protein kinase, whose product MSSLSMLSVGSTLQGGKYRLDALLSQGGFGVTYRATHTLLNQPVVLKTLNLQQEPPKRIHDLAERFIQEAQRLAQFQHPHIVRVSDCFIEAGRPFIVMDYIAGQTLAQVIQQQGPLPEKTALHYIRQVASALDLVHEHGILHRDVKPDNIMLREGTNQVVLIDFGIAREYTTGVTETNTGLLSAGYAPVEQYLPRHQWTPATDVYALAATLYALLAGQPPVASVLRDRVPLEDLRQFQPNLSERTIDAIERGMALDVRERPQSVRAWLQLLEGGNVARQTTATVAVMPKHRTALGATQPEGGVAVLPSPQRSGVSPWGWLLGTALIGGLAGAGLGLLLRSQPVDTVVPPPLQPQEQEFPPTLPTVVPPLEVTPTPTPTPTNTPEPEPTPSLTPEPVESPTPELEQPLPEPTLTVPTPTPSPTVPPVATPSPTPPVVESPPPPTNDAGNAEPPPANPANGEPPPP is encoded by the coding sequence ATGTCCTCCCTGAGTATGCTGAGTGTAGGTAGTACCCTTCAAGGCGGGAAGTATCGTCTTGATGCCTTGTTGAGTCAGGGAGGGTTTGGGGTTACCTACCGCGCCACCCACACCCTGCTGAATCAGCCAGTGGTTCTCAAAACCCTCAATCTGCAACAGGAGCCGCCGAAGCGCATCCATGATCTGGCGGAGCGTTTTATCCAAGAAGCCCAACGCCTTGCTCAGTTTCAGCACCCCCATATTGTGCGGGTGAGCGACTGCTTTATTGAGGCGGGTCGGCCTTTTATTGTCATGGACTATATTGCGGGTCAGACCCTCGCTCAAGTGATTCAGCAGCAGGGGCCACTGCCGGAAAAAACAGCGTTGCACTACATTCGCCAAGTGGCCAGTGCCCTTGATTTGGTACACGAGCACGGCATTCTGCACCGCGATGTCAAGCCCGATAACATCATGCTCCGCGAAGGCACCAATCAGGTGGTGCTGATTGATTTTGGTATTGCCCGTGAATATACAACCGGAGTCACTGAAACCAATACGGGGTTGCTGTCGGCAGGCTATGCCCCGGTTGAGCAGTATTTACCTCGCCACCAATGGACTCCCGCCACCGATGTCTATGCGTTGGCAGCAACGCTTTATGCCCTGTTGGCCGGTCAACCGCCCGTTGCGTCGGTGCTGCGCGATCGCGTCCCCCTTGAAGACCTGCGCCAGTTCCAGCCCAACCTCAGTGAACGCACCATTGACGCCATTGAACGGGGGATGGCGCTGGATGTGCGAGAGCGTCCCCAAAGTGTGCGGGCATGGTTACAACTCCTAGAAGGGGGTAATGTGGCTCGTCAAACTACGGCAACGGTGGCGGTGATGCCCAAACATCGCACTGCCTTAGGGGCAACTCAGCCGGAGGGCGGGGTGGCAGTGCTACCCTCCCCTCAGCGATCAGGCGTGTCACCTTGGGGATGGCTGCTGGGAACCGCACTTATTGGTGGGCTTGCTGGCGCAGGGCTGGGTCTGCTGTTACGGAGTCAGCCGGTGGACACCGTTGTGCCGCCGCCCTTGCAGCCTCAAGAACAGGAATTTCCCCCCACCTTACCGACGGTTGTCCCCCCCCTTGAGGTAACCCCAACCCCCACCCCCACACCAACAAACACGCCAGAACCCGAACCCACCCCATCACTGACGCCAGAGCCAGTGGAGAGCCCCACGCCTGAGTTAGAGCAACCGCTGCCGGAACCCACCTTGACCGTGCCCACCCCCACGCCAAGTCCCACAGTCCCGCCAGTGGCTACGCCATCGCCGACCCCACCGGTGGTTGAGTCACCCCCCCCGCCAACCAATGACGCAGGCAACGCTGAGCCACCGCCCGCTAATCCCGCCAATGGTGAGCCACCGCCACCTTAG
- a CDS encoding UbiD family decarboxylase: MTDDLRQYLKLLEERQQLRRITVPVNPDLEMAEICNRLLAAGGPALLFEQVIGSPYPVAINLLGTVERACWAMKMNHPQDLEALGKKLALLQQPKPPKTLPQVIDFGKVLFDVVRAKPSRDLLPPCQQVVVKAPDLDLRQLPLIRPYPQDAAKIITLGLVITKDCETGTPNVGVYRLQLQSATTMTVHWLSVRGGARHLRKAAARGQKLEVAVALGVHPLIIMAAATPIPVDLSEWLFAGLYGGGGIHLAKCKTVDLEVPAQSEFVLEGTITPGELLPDGPCGDHMGYYGGVEASPVIHFHCLTHRRDPIYLTTFSGRPPKEEAMIALALNRIYTPILRQQVSEIVDFFLPMEALSYKAAIISIDKAYPGQARRAALAFWSALPQFTYTKFVIVVDKNINIRDPRQVVWAISSKVDPSRDVFILPDTPFDSLDFASERIGLGGRMGIDATTKIPPETDHPWGQPLTSDPEIAQLVDQRWQEYGLGDLDLTAVNPELFGYEID; the protein is encoded by the coding sequence ATGACTGACGACCTACGGCAATATCTCAAACTTTTGGAAGAGCGGCAACAACTGCGCCGAATTACTGTGCCCGTAAACCCCGATCTTGAGATGGCCGAAATTTGCAATCGCCTCTTGGCCGCCGGCGGGCCTGCCCTGCTGTTTGAACAGGTGATTGGTTCCCCCTACCCTGTAGCCATCAATTTACTGGGAACCGTCGAGCGCGCCTGTTGGGCGATGAAGATGAACCACCCCCAAGACCTCGAAGCCTTGGGTAAAAAACTTGCACTCTTGCAGCAGCCCAAACCCCCGAAAACCCTGCCCCAAGTCATCGATTTTGGCAAAGTGCTCTTTGATGTGGTGCGCGCCAAACCCAGCCGTGATTTGCTACCCCCTTGCCAGCAAGTGGTGGTCAAAGCCCCCGATCTCGACCTCCGCCAACTGCCCCTGATTCGCCCTTACCCACAGGATGCAGCCAAGATTATTACCTTAGGACTCGTCATTACCAAGGATTGCGAAACTGGCACGCCTAACGTTGGGGTCTATCGACTGCAATTGCAATCCGCCACTACCATGACCGTCCACTGGTTATCAGTGCGCGGCGGGGCGCGGCACCTACGCAAGGCGGCAGCACGGGGGCAAAAACTGGAAGTCGCCGTTGCCCTAGGGGTACATCCCCTGATTATCATGGCAGCCGCAACCCCCATTCCTGTGGATTTGTCGGAATGGCTCTTTGCCGGACTCTACGGTGGTGGTGGCATTCATCTGGCAAAGTGCAAAACCGTTGATCTTGAGGTTCCGGCACAGTCGGAGTTTGTCCTTGAGGGAACCATTACCCCCGGTGAACTCCTGCCCGATGGCCCCTGCGGCGATCATATGGGCTACTACGGTGGGGTCGAAGCCTCCCCGGTGATTCACTTCCATTGCCTTACCCATCGACGCGATCCCATTTACCTAACAACCTTTAGTGGCCGTCCCCCCAAGGAAGAGGCGATGATTGCCCTTGCCCTCAACCGCATTTACACGCCAATTTTGCGGCAGCAGGTCTCAGAAATTGTGGACTTCTTTTTACCGATGGAAGCCCTCAGCTACAAAGCCGCGATCATTTCCATTGACAAAGCCTACCCCGGCCAAGCCCGTCGCGCTGCCCTTGCCTTTTGGAGTGCCCTGCCCCAGTTTACCTACACCAAATTTGTCATTGTGGTGGATAAAAACATTAATATTCGCGATCCACGCCAAGTGGTTTGGGCCATTAGCTCCAAAGTGGATCCCAGTCGTGATGTCTTTATTTTGCCGGATACCCCCTTTGACTCTCTGGACTTTGCGAGTGAACGGATTGGCCTCGGCGGTCGCATGGGGATTGATGCAACCACCAAAATACCGCCGGAAACCGATCATCCGTGGGGGCAGCCCCTCACCTCTGACCCTGAGATCGCTCAACTAGTGGATCAACGCTGGCAGGAGTATGGCTTAGGGGATTTGGACTTGACGGCAGTGAATCCCGAACTGTTTGGCTACGAAATCGATTGA
- a CDS encoding isoaspartyl peptidase/L-asparaginase yields MSQAKVIIHGGAGPSLQDKGGLIPVRESLHRVIVQVTQALEQGAAAVEAVVLGCRLLEDDPRFNAGTGSVLQSDGQIRMSASVMDGSQQRLSGVINVSRVKNPIDLAQWLQNSSDRLLSDIGAAELARELQLPVYQPLTDQRLYEWIEERKGNFQTAMAGVVAEDAGRGTIGVVVRDQFGQLAVGTSTGGKGFERIGRVSDSATPAGNYANSLAAVSCTGIGEDILDEALASRIVVRVTDGLSLEAAFAKSFQEAATRQRDFGAIGLDHQGTLAWGKTCDVLLAAYWDGQHIGDTLELPPGLQVGCRA; encoded by the coding sequence GTGTCCCAAGCTAAAGTGATTATCCATGGGGGAGCTGGGCCTTCCCTCCAAGATAAAGGTGGCCTGATTCCCGTCCGTGAGTCTCTCCACAGGGTTATTGTCCAAGTTACCCAAGCCTTAGAGCAGGGTGCCGCAGCGGTGGAGGCGGTCGTATTGGGGTGCCGCTTACTGGAGGATGACCCTCGCTTTAATGCAGGCACAGGGTCAGTCTTGCAGTCCGATGGTCAGATTCGCATGAGCGCCTCAGTGATGGATGGCTCGCAACAGCGTCTCAGTGGGGTGATTAATGTGTCACGCGTTAAGAACCCCATTGATCTGGCGCAGTGGTTACAAAACAGTAGCGATCGCCTCCTTTCGGATATTGGCGCAGCAGAACTGGCGCGGGAGTTACAGCTTCCGGTGTATCAACCCCTTACCGATCAACGGCTCTATGAGTGGATCGAGGAGCGCAAAGGCAATTTTCAAACCGCAATGGCTGGCGTTGTCGCCGAGGATGCCGGACGCGGCACCATTGGCGTGGTCGTACGGGATCAATTCGGCCAGTTGGCCGTCGGCACCTCGACGGGGGGCAAGGGGTTCGAGCGCATTGGCCGAGTCAGTGATTCAGCAACCCCTGCTGGGAACTATGCCAACAGTCTTGCCGCCGTAAGCTGTACAGGCATTGGCGAAGACATTTTAGACGAAGCCTTAGCCAGCCGTATCGTGGTGCGCGTTACCGATGGGTTGTCCCTCGAAGCTGCCTTTGCTAAGTCCTTCCAAGAAGCCGCCACCCGCCAGCGAGACTTTGGTGCCATTGGGCTCGATCATCAGGGAACGCTTGCATGGGGCAAAACCTGTGATGTTCTCCTCGCCGCCTATTGGGATGGTCAACACATTGGCGACACCCTAGAACTGCCACCGGGGCTACAGGTGGGATGCCGAGCATAA
- the lpxA gene encoding acyl-ACP--UDP-N-acetylglucosamine O-acyltransferase, with protein sequence MGIHPTAIVEAGARIAEDVEIGPFCYVAGTVEIGRGTQLAPHVTLLGHTRLGEGCRVHSGAVIGDLPQDVSYRGGLSYVHIGDRCTLREGVTIHRGTQAESVTHVGHDCLLMAYSHLAHNVHVGNYVTIANNALIAGYAHIGDRVFISGNCLVHQFTRIGRLAMLSGGTAIQKDVPPFCMTRSLSTNTIMGLNVVGLRRAGFSAQERHILKHALDVLYRSALNTSQAVQQLREQLDHPLIQEFCDFISASERGICHFIRRRDSRDPP encoded by the coding sequence ATGGGGATTCATCCAACCGCGATTGTTGAGGCGGGCGCGCGGATTGCGGAGGATGTGGAGATTGGTCCCTTTTGCTATGTTGCCGGTACGGTTGAAATTGGCAGGGGTACGCAGTTAGCCCCCCACGTCACATTGCTGGGGCACACCCGCTTGGGGGAAGGCTGTAGGGTTCACAGTGGCGCAGTGATTGGTGACTTACCGCAGGATGTGTCCTACCGCGGTGGTCTGAGCTATGTCCACATTGGCGATCGCTGTACGCTGCGCGAGGGGGTCACGATTCATCGCGGTACGCAGGCTGAGTCCGTTACCCACGTGGGTCACGACTGTTTACTGATGGCCTATAGTCATCTTGCCCACAATGTTCATGTAGGGAACTATGTCACGATCGCCAATAATGCACTGATTGCCGGCTATGCCCACATTGGCGATCGCGTCTTTATTAGCGGTAACTGTTTGGTGCACCAGTTTACCCGTATTGGCCGTTTAGCGATGCTGTCTGGGGGAACGGCCATACAAAAAGATGTCCCGCCCTTTTGTATGACCCGCAGCCTGAGCACCAATACGATCATGGGGTTAAATGTGGTGGGCTTACGGCGTGCGGGGTTTTCTGCTCAGGAGCGGCACATACTGAAACATGCCCTTGATGTGCTCTACCGCTCTGCGCTGAACACCTCCCAAGCGGTACAGCAGTTGCGGGAACAACTGGATCATCCCCTCATTCAAGAGTTTTGCGATTTTATTAGTGCCTCAGAGCGCGGAATTTGCCATTTTATCCGTCGCCGTGACAGTCGTGACCCACCCTAA
- a CDS encoding pentapeptide repeat-containing protein: MNPQELLKRYVSGERDFNRASLTNGEFINADLRGIILSRADMEWVNLSGANLSGAVLCGAEIINAMLIKAELVDANLAGANLSRSDLSWANLTRANLSRAELAETTLRGAILQGANLTRVDLANADLRGLGLQGVNLSGANLQGTNLHGTDLTQANLMRVDLIQADVSNANLSGANLSGANLTGANLTAANLSGANLSRVDLTEVKLSEANLTKANLTGAELAKADLSSLELADVNLGGANLSGANLSDTNLSRADLSGANLRGANLSRAKLVGTNLRGANLQGANLQGALLDGADLSQTDLRSANLSALVFNGVKLRGANLSGANLREVELTEANFSRADLIEANLSRARLIGANFSRATLSEANLSRATLSGATLSRATLSGSLVGTVDLSGVNLSGADLADANLSGSNLSRADLTRVNLTAADMSGANLSEVDLRGTIMPDGRRRA, translated from the coding sequence ATGAATCCACAGGAGTTGTTAAAACGCTACGTCAGTGGTGAACGGGATTTTAATCGTGCCAGCTTAACAAACGGTGAATTCATTAACGCTGACCTACGCGGCATTATTCTCTCCCGCGCCGACATGGAGTGGGTCAACCTGAGCGGTGCAAACCTGAGCGGTGCCGTGTTGTGTGGGGCTGAAATTATTAACGCCATGCTGATCAAGGCGGAACTGGTGGATGCCAATTTGGCCGGTGCCAACCTGAGCCGCAGCGATCTTAGCTGGGCAAACCTGACGCGCGCCAACCTAAGTCGGGCAGAATTGGCGGAAACCACCCTCCGGGGAGCCATTTTACAGGGTGCAAATCTGACGCGTGTAGACTTGGCCAATGCCGATCTGCGCGGACTCGGGTTGCAAGGGGTCAATCTCAGCGGTGCCAATCTTCAAGGAACGAACCTTCACGGCACCGACCTCACCCAAGCAAATTTGATGCGGGTAGATTTAATTCAAGCCGATGTTAGTAATGCCAACCTGAGCGGTGCTAATTTAAGTGGAGCCAACCTCACGGGTGCCAATTTAACGGCGGCCAACCTCAGTGGCGCAAATCTCAGCCGCGTTGACCTAACAGAGGTTAAGCTCAGTGAGGCCAATCTGACCAAAGCGAATCTTACGGGTGCTGAACTGGCGAAAGCCGACTTATCTTCTTTAGAGTTAGCAGATGTCAACTTAGGGGGAGCCAACCTCAGCGGCGCAAATTTATCCGACACCAACCTCAGCCGTGCTGACCTGAGTGGGGCGAACCTGCGGGGAGCCAACCTCAGCCGTGCCAAGTTAGTGGGTACAAATTTACGGGGAGCCAATCTCCAAGGCGCCAATCTACAGGGCGCATTACTGGACGGCGCAGATCTCAGTCAAACAGATTTGCGCAGTGCCAACCTCAGTGCCCTTGTCTTTAACGGCGTGAAACTGCGGGGAGCCAACCTGAGTGGGGCAAATCTGCGGGAGGTGGAGCTCACGGAAGCAAACTTTAGCCGCGCTGACTTGATTGAAGCCAACCTCAGCCGTGCCCGTTTAATTGGAGCTAATTTTAGCCGTGCCACCCTCTCGGAAGCCAACCTCAGCCGTGCCACCCTCAGTGGCGCTACCCTCAGCCGTGCCACCCTCAGTGGCAGTTTAGTGGGCACTGTCGATCTCAGCGGTGTTAACCTCAGTGGCGCAGACCTTGCGGATGCCAACCTTTCAGGATCTAACTTATCCCGGGCAGACTTGACCCGAGTGAACTTGACAGCGGCAGATATGAGTGGGGCTAACCTCAGCGAGGTAGATTTGCGCGGCACCATTATGCCCGATGGCCGCCGTCGTGCTTAG